The following are from one region of the Candidatus Wallbacteria bacterium genome:
- a CDS encoding putative DNA binding domain-containing protein, with the protein MNEFNLQDIISLAESVTLECKAAQGRDGNGEVPVSFWETYSAMANANGGEVYLGIEEKPQGSFHVVGIRDPEKVTKSLWDTLHSKSKVNRNIFSDSNVKAITVDGLNVIQITIPRARRQDRPIHLGPNPFGHTFLRRHEGDYRATDEEVKRMIAESLEDSRDEALLEHFGLKDLDMETISAYRNRFSAVKPDSPWLNLQTEDFLLRIGAMGEDRATGEKSIRIAGLLMFGRFETIREKFPNYFVDYQEWYTQKGSSRWTDRVVPDSTWSGNLYDFFQKAYRKLVSDLKVPFKLSNGMRIDDTPVHEAIREALTNTLIHADYSGRVSVLVVKRPDVFGFRNPGLMRIPIEQAVHGGISDCRNKHIQNIFRYIGFGDYAGSGLPKIYLNWNEQHWRKPLLLEDEKFETTALVLSMLSLIPAETVNMLDGLFGKKFKALPELERIILITAAIEGLVRHARIKEISTEHPKDISIALSRLVQSDMLVKEGETRGSVYRLPGMPTVEQASLFQDTMTSTKHTSYSSSDTATSKAAYEATPQATPQATPQATPQDERTENILEFCKIPRTRDEIQDYLKLKDREHFRKKVLTPLVDRGLLKLTIPEKPTSPKQRYCSALTKREQP; encoded by the coding sequence ATGAACGAATTCAATCTGCAAGATATCATCTCCCTCGCCGAATCCGTTACTCTTGAATGCAAAGCTGCTCAAGGACGCGATGGGAATGGAGAAGTTCCTGTCAGCTTCTGGGAAACTTATTCGGCCATGGCCAATGCTAATGGCGGGGAAGTGTATCTTGGCATTGAAGAAAAACCGCAAGGATCGTTTCACGTTGTAGGGATCAGAGATCCGGAAAAGGTAACAAAGTCTCTCTGGGATACGCTTCACTCAAAATCAAAAGTTAACCGGAATATATTCAGCGATTCCAATGTTAAGGCAATCACTGTTGACGGACTGAATGTCATCCAAATTACTATTCCACGCGCACGACGGCAGGATAGACCCATACACCTTGGGCCTAATCCTTTTGGTCATACATTTTTACGCCGCCATGAGGGAGATTACAGGGCTACCGACGAAGAAGTGAAAAGAATGATTGCCGAAAGCCTGGAAGATTCCCGGGACGAAGCGCTGCTTGAGCATTTCGGGCTTAAAGACCTCGACATGGAGACCATTTCCGCTTACCGTAATCGATTTTCCGCCGTCAAACCAGACAGCCCCTGGCTTAATCTGCAGACAGAGGATTTTTTGCTTCGTATCGGGGCAATGGGAGAAGACCGTGCAACTGGGGAAAAAAGTATTAGAATCGCCGGACTTCTCATGTTCGGCAGGTTCGAAACAATCAGGGAGAAGTTTCCCAATTATTTTGTCGATTATCAGGAATGGTATACTCAAAAAGGAAGCTCCCGCTGGACGGACAGGGTGGTGCCGGACAGCACCTGGTCGGGAAACCTGTATGACTTTTTTCAAAAGGCCTACCGGAAACTGGTTTCCGACCTGAAGGTTCCTTTCAAACTCAGTAACGGCATGCGCATCGACGATACACCTGTGCATGAAGCGATCCGCGAAGCGCTGACCAACACTCTAATTCATGCCGATTATTCGGGCCGAGTTTCGGTCCTGGTTGTGAAACGACCGGATGTATTTGGTTTCAGGAATCCGGGGTTGATGCGGATTCCCATTGAACAGGCGGTTCACGGCGGAATAAGCGACTGCCGGAATAAGCATATTCAGAATATATTCAGGTATATCGGCTTTGGAGACTATGCAGGCTCCGGACTTCCCAAGATTTACTTAAACTGGAATGAACAGCACTGGCGGAAACCGTTGCTTCTGGAAGACGAAAAATTCGAAACCACAGCCCTCGTTCTTAGCATGTTGAGCTTGATACCGGCGGAAACCGTAAACATGCTCGACGGCCTTTTTGGGAAAAAGTTCAAAGCCCTACCGGAACTGGAGCGGATTATCTTAATAACCGCGGCTATTGAGGGTCTGGTCCGGCACGCAAGGATAAAGGAGATTTCAACTGAACATCCCAAGGATATTTCCATTGCGCTGTCCCGTCTTGTGCAGTCCGATATGCTTGTAAAGGAGGGAGAAACAAGGGGAAGCGTTTATCGACTGCCCGGAATGCCAACCGTAGAGCAGGCAAGTTTGTTTCAAGACACCATGACATCAACAAAACATACTTCGTACTCTTCCTCTGACACTGCTACCTCCAAAGCTGCTTATGAAGCCACCCCGCAAGCTACCCCGCAAGCCACCCCGCAAGCTACCCCGCAAGATGAGCGAACGGAAAATATACTTGAGTTCTGTAAAATCCCGAGAACCAGGGATGAAATTCAGGACTATTTAAAACTTAAAGATCGGGAACATTTTCGGAAAAAAGTATTAACACCTCTTGTGGATCGTGGGCTTTTGAAGCTGACTATACCGGAAAAACCTACTAGCCCGAAACAGAGATACTGTTCCGCGTTAACCAAGAGAGAGCAACCATGA
- a CDS encoding PDDEXK nuclease domain-containing protein gives MRKIQIPALFQRVVEILEQARTNVTRTVNSQMVIAYWMIGREILLEEQQGNKRADYGTRLIEQLSLKLTEHFGKGFSPSNLWDFRNFYLCYQERTPEILHALRGESAAGSTGFSSRLSWTHYRLLMRVEKAEARSFYEIEAEKNGWSSRQLERQINSLFFQRLLKSRDKKGMLKLATDGQLIEKPIDIIKDPYILEFLDLPESSQLRENKLEEALISHLQEFLMELGNGFAFIGRQKRITMEGDHFYPDLVFYHIKLKCYVIIDLKISRLSHADLGQIMMYVHYYDREMRTADDNPTIGIVLCTDKNETVVRYVLDEKNERIFASRYKLELPKEEDLIKELKKELAVITGDLK, from the coding sequence ATGAGAAAAATTCAGATTCCCGCTCTTTTTCAGCGCGTAGTCGAGATTCTGGAACAGGCTCGCACGAATGTAACCAGAACAGTCAACAGCCAGATGGTGATCGCCTACTGGATGATTGGCAGGGAAATTTTGCTGGAAGAACAGCAGGGAAATAAACGGGCCGATTACGGAACGCGCCTGATTGAGCAGCTGTCATTGAAATTGACAGAACATTTTGGGAAGGGCTTTTCTCCATCGAATCTCTGGGACTTCCGCAATTTCTATCTATGTTACCAGGAACGCACTCCTGAAATTCTCCACGCACTGCGCGGAGAATCTGCAGCTGGAAGCACGGGCTTTTCATCGAGGCTTTCATGGACTCATTACCGTTTGCTCATGCGAGTGGAAAAAGCGGAAGCCCGGTCCTTTTACGAAATCGAAGCTGAAAAAAATGGCTGGAGTTCCAGGCAGCTCGAACGCCAGATCAATTCGCTTTTCTTCCAGCGCTTGCTGAAAAGCAGGGACAAAAAAGGAATGCTGAAGCTGGCAACTGACGGCCAGTTGATCGAGAAACCAATCGATATTATCAAAGACCCGTATATCCTGGAATTTCTTGATCTGCCGGAGTCGAGCCAGCTTAGGGAAAACAAGCTGGAAGAAGCTCTGATCAGTCACCTGCAGGAATTCCTGATGGAACTTGGCAACGGTTTTGCCTTCATTGGCAGACAGAAGCGTATCACCATGGAAGGCGACCATTTTTATCCGGACCTGGTGTTTTATCACATCAAACTGAAATGCTATGTCATAATCGATCTGAAAATCAGCAGGCTGTCTCACGCGGATCTTGGGCAGATCATGATGTACGTTCATTACTATGACCGGGAAATGCGAACCGCTGACGATAACCCCACAATCGGCATTGTCCTGTGCACTGACAAAAACGAAACAGTTGTCAGATATGTCCTGGACGAAAAAAACGAACGGATTTTCGCGAGTCGCTACAAACTGGAACTGCCGAAAGAAGAGGATTTGATAAAAGAGTTAAAAAAAGAACTGGCTGTGATTACCGGAGACTTGAAGTAA
- a CDS encoding DUF5677 domain-containing protein, producing the protein MQNGFSEINSSVLHESDDTIFANLRKFFSDNRNANDLKESMLNYVKSKNDFEGKFISSVLVKMITKDVVAKSVSDEFFTEFTDSLQKNGKEFLKIVKKIWPVEKKRKNDIFSGFLERLNNKWNAPIDLLEMLYSIVFEVGNEISKSELKNTRKNNDFKLAALVKIHVNSCLVYAEIISLLKNGFSDGAMARWRTLHEYAVVSSFLLDQDQETSEKFLLHEFVEIYDQMVSYMEHCNALGYEKITTDEMQKMECLCKNLYEKYGTEFKNDYGWAYPVLKNTTFRSIEKAIELSKWRPFYKLSCWANHCCARGLTYKLGKMDTCSGLGLAGASNYGLADPGQNAGTSLSIVTASLIAHAPSVERLMILQAIQELSPEIGTEFCRVQKEVEEDEMRFNNRMQEV; encoded by the coding sequence ATGCAAAATGGTTTCTCAGAGATCAATTCAAGTGTATTACATGAAAGTGACGATACAATCTTCGCCAATCTGCGGAAGTTTTTCTCAGATAATAGAAATGCAAATGATTTAAAAGAATCTATGCTGAATTACGTAAAATCCAAAAATGATTTTGAAGGAAAATTTATTAGCTCAGTACTTGTGAAGATGATCACAAAAGATGTTGTTGCAAAATCCGTTAGTGATGAATTTTTTACTGAGTTTACTGATTCATTGCAAAAAAACGGGAAAGAATTTCTGAAAATTGTGAAGAAAATATGGCCCGTGGAAAAAAAGAGAAAAAACGATATTTTCAGCGGATTTTTAGAAAGGTTGAATAATAAGTGGAATGCGCCTATCGACTTGTTAGAAATGCTTTACTCAATTGTTTTCGAAGTAGGCAATGAAATTAGCAAAAGTGAATTAAAAAATACCCGAAAAAATAACGATTTCAAACTAGCTGCTTTAGTGAAAATTCATGTAAATAGTTGTCTTGTTTACGCTGAAATCATCTCCTTGCTAAAGAACGGTTTCTCTGACGGTGCTATGGCAAGATGGCGGACATTACACGAGTATGCAGTAGTATCATCTTTTCTCTTGGATCAAGATCAGGAAACATCAGAAAAATTTCTTTTACATGAGTTTGTTGAAATTTACGATCAGATGGTTTCATATATGGAGCATTGCAATGCACTTGGTTATGAGAAAATAACTACCGATGAAATGCAAAAAATGGAATGTTTATGTAAGAACCTGTATGAAAAGTATGGCACGGAATTTAAAAATGATTACGGCTGGGCATATCCAGTATTAAAAAACACTACCTTCCGCTCTATTGAAAAAGCAATCGAATTATCTAAATGGCGTCCTTTTTACAAACTATCCTGCTGGGCAAACCATTGCTGCGCAAGAGGATTGACCTATAAATTAGGAAAGATGGATACTTGCTCTGGACTCGGGTTAGCGGGAGCCAGTAATTACGGACTGGCAGATCCTGGGCAGAATGCTGGAACCTCTTTATCAATTGTAACCGCTTCATTGATAGCTCACGCTCCAAGTGTTGAGAGGTTAATGATCCTACAAGCTATTCAAGAACTTTCTCCAGAAATAGGTACTGAATTTTGCAGAGTTCAAAAGGAAGTTGAAGAGGATGAGATGAGATTTAATAACAGAATGCAAGAAGTATGA
- a CDS encoding restriction endonuclease subunit S, whose protein sequence is MSEWKECKLGDVAELINGFAFKSEDFSDRGIPVIKIKNVATGKLVVDDIQFYPFEVSNKLKQFILGKHDILIAMTGSHIHQPSSMVGKVTRYDKPFPALLNQRVGKIFSKNSQVLDEDFLYYLLKQDDVTFDLALNAGGSANQANISSEQIRNLPVYLPPISEQRAIASVLSSLDDKIDLLHRQNKILEGMAEALWRKMFVEEAAPGWKKGKLGDEMNITMGQSPSGSSYNENGNGIVFFQGRAEFDFRYPQTRLYCTEPKRYAKKFDTLVSVRAPVGDINMAAEDCCIGRGLASVRHKKEFISYTFYKIRSLKHEFDTFEQQGTVFGSIGKDEFNGIDTAIPEENFIHDFEKFAGPIDSKIFSNSIQILSLSTMRDKLLLKLMNGEMRVKNTKKDKGW, encoded by the coding sequence ATGAGTGAGTGGAAGGAATGCAAGTTGGGGGATGTGGCAGAGCTTATCAATGGCTTTGCCTTTAAATCGGAAGATTTTTCTGATAGAGGAATACCTGTTATAAAAATCAAGAATGTTGCAACTGGGAAGCTAGTAGTTGATGATATTCAATTTTATCCTTTTGAAGTAAGCAACAAGTTAAAGCAATTTATTTTGGGTAAACATGACATTTTAATTGCAATGACTGGCTCTCATATTCACCAGCCATCTTCAATGGTTGGAAAAGTAACCCGATATGACAAACCATTTCCAGCTTTACTTAATCAGCGAGTAGGAAAAATTTTCTCTAAAAATTCTCAAGTGTTGGATGAAGATTTTCTTTACTACTTGTTAAAGCAAGATGATGTGACCTTTGATTTGGCTTTAAACGCTGGTGGTAGCGCTAATCAAGCAAATATCTCATCTGAACAAATTAGAAATCTACCAGTTTATCTTCCACCTATATCAGAACAGCGCGCTATTGCCAGTGTGCTTTCCAGCCTTGACGACAAGATCGACCTTCTGCACAGGCAGAACAAAATACTGGAAGGAATGGCTGAGGCGCTGTGGAGGAAGATGTTTGTGGAGGAGGCTGCTCCGGGGTGGAAGAAGGGGAAACTGGGTGATGAAATGAATATTACAATGGGTCAATCACCTTCGGGCTCTTCTTACAATGAAAACGGTAATGGAATTGTTTTTTTTCAGGGCCGTGCTGAATTTGACTTTAGATACCCACAAACAAGATTATACTGCACTGAACCAAAACGATACGCCAAGAAATTTGATACATTAGTAAGTGTCCGTGCTCCTGTAGGTGATATTAACATGGCGGCTGAAGACTGCTGCATTGGTCGAGGACTTGCCTCTGTCAGGCATAAAAAAGAGTTTATTTCTTATACTTTTTATAAAATACGCTCTTTAAAACACGAGTTCGATACCTTCGAACAGCAAGGAACTGTCTTTGGCTCTATTGGGAAGGATGAGTTTAACGGAATTGATACAGCTATCCCGGAGGAAAACTTTATACATGATTTTGAGAAATTCGCAGGCCCAATCGATTCAAAAATATTTTCCAATTCGATACAGATCCTTTCCTTGTCTACCATGAGAGATAAACTACTGCTGAAATTGATGAACGGTGAGATGAGAGTAAAAAATACAAAAAAAGATAAAGGGTGGTAG
- a CDS encoding transposase, which translates to MKIHKLHDRKTNRLPGYDYSTPGAYFVTVCVHNRENAFGKIISGNDHGRSVQANESGKIVEQQWKWLFKQFDHIEIDEYVIMPDHFHGIIHIVMNANDPVGKCVDNPIPVGNGRDRSLRIKPIPQLIGAFKTTTSKLIHQAGFTNFQWQKSYYDHIVRDDAELNRIRDYIINNPMNWEQDSGNMRDEINEE; encoded by the coding sequence TTGAAAATCCATAAATTACACGATCGCAAAACAAACCGTCTCCCAGGCTATGATTATTCAACACCTGGCGCGTATTTTGTAACTGTATGTGTTCATAACAGGGAAAATGCATTCGGGAAAATAATCTCAGGAAACGATCACGGCCGTTCCGTACAGGCGAATGAATCCGGAAAAATCGTTGAACAGCAATGGAAATGGTTGTTTAAACAATTTGATCATATCGAAATTGACGAATACGTAATAATGCCGGATCATTTTCATGGAATTATCCATATTGTCATGAACGCAAATGATCCCGTAGGGAAATGCGTAGATAATCCCATTCCCGTAGGGAACGGTCGCGACCGTTCCCTACGAATAAAACCGATACCGCAATTGATCGGTGCATTCAAGACAACAACATCAAAATTAATTCATCAAGCCGGTTTTACGAATTTTCAATGGCAGAAATCCTATTATGACCACATTGTCCGCGATGACGCGGAATTGAACCGCATCCGTGATTATATAATCAATAATCCGATGAATTGGGAACAGGACAGCGGAAACATGCGGGATGAAATAAATGAGGAATGA
- a CDS encoding class I SAM-dependent DNA methyltransferase: MPRGRQADKKNNKQESIEATLWQSADKMRKNMDAAEYKHVVLGLIFLKYISDAFEVLHSRLVEGKGDYEGSDPEDANEYTAEKVFFVPPAARWKQILDNAKKTEIILANGKKVVIGGYVDEAMEAIEHQNPSLKGVLPKVYARPNLDRASLGGLIDLIGTIALGTEEAKSKDVLGQVYEYFLGQFALAEGKKGGQFYTPRSVVKLLVEMLEPYEGRVFDPCCGSGGMFIQSEKFIKAHQDHYRQGSSAVSLNPLDRISIYGQESNQTTWRLAKMNLAIRGIDSSNIKWNNEGSFMNNAHKDLKADFIIANPPFNDSDWSGELLKDDARWKYGIPPAGNANYAWIQHFIYHMSQNGRAGFVLAKGSLTSKTNSEGEIRKAIIEAGLLDCIVNLPAKLFLNTQIPACLWFLSRKKENRKNNVLFIDARNLGYLINRRTKDFTDEDINKVTSTYHNWINGKKAYEDIPGFCKSITLAEIQEKDFVLTPGRFIGLPEDEDDFDFVERFGKLKAELEEQMKEETRLNDLIRENLAKLEIKD, encoded by the coding sequence ATGCCTAGAGGCAGACAAGCAGATAAGAAGAATAATAAGCAGGAATCAATAGAAGCTACGCTATGGCAGTCCGCTGATAAAATGCGGAAAAACATGGATGCTGCCGAATACAAGCATGTCGTGCTGGGGCTCATATTCCTGAAATACATATCCGATGCCTTCGAGGTTCTGCATTCCAGGCTTGTTGAGGGGAAAGGCGACTATGAAGGCTCTGATCCTGAGGATGCGAACGAATACACTGCTGAGAAGGTTTTCTTTGTGCCTCCTGCAGCACGCTGGAAGCAGATCCTGGATAATGCAAAGAAGACAGAGATCATTCTGGCTAACGGGAAAAAGGTGGTCATCGGCGGATATGTTGATGAAGCCATGGAAGCCATTGAACATCAGAACCCTTCGCTCAAAGGAGTTCTACCCAAGGTATACGCACGTCCCAACCTTGACCGAGCAAGCCTGGGTGGCCTGATCGACCTGATTGGCACAATTGCGCTGGGCACTGAAGAAGCCAAAAGCAAAGATGTGCTTGGACAGGTGTATGAATATTTCCTGGGTCAATTCGCGCTAGCAGAGGGAAAAAAAGGCGGTCAGTTCTACACTCCCAGAAGCGTTGTCAAGCTGCTGGTGGAGATGTTGGAGCCTTATGAAGGCCGGGTGTTCGATCCCTGCTGCGGATCTGGTGGAATGTTCATCCAGAGCGAGAAGTTCATCAAAGCCCATCAGGATCATTACCGGCAAGGCAGCTCAGCTGTTTCACTCAACCCGCTGGATCGCATTTCAATTTACGGGCAGGAGTCCAACCAGACCACATGGAGACTTGCCAAAATGAACCTGGCTATCCGGGGAATCGACAGCTCAAACATCAAGTGGAACAATGAAGGCTCTTTCATGAACAACGCGCACAAGGACCTGAAAGCAGACTTCATCATAGCCAATCCGCCGTTCAATGACTCAGACTGGTCCGGAGAGCTCCTGAAAGACGACGCCCGCTGGAAATACGGCATCCCTCCAGCAGGAAACGCCAATTACGCCTGGATTCAGCACTTCATCTATCACATGTCACAGAATGGCAGGGCCGGTTTTGTGCTGGCCAAGGGCTCTCTCACTTCCAAAACCAACAGTGAAGGCGAAATCCGCAAAGCTATTATCGAGGCTGGCCTTCTGGATTGCATAGTCAATCTTCCGGCAAAGCTGTTCCTGAACACTCAGATCCCGGCCTGCCTCTGGTTCCTGTCCCGCAAAAAGGAAAACCGCAAGAATAACGTTCTGTTCATAGACGCTAGAAATCTCGGATATCTGATCAACCGCAGGACAAAGGATTTCACGGATGAAGATATTAACAAAGTAACCAGTACTTATCACAACTGGATCAATGGAAAAAAAGCATACGAAGACATCCCAGGATTCTGCAAATCAATAACCCTCGCTGAAATCCAGGAAAAGGATTTTGTGCTCACTCCTGGCCGCTTTATCGGCCTGCCAGAAGATGAGGACGATTTTGATTTTGTGGAAAGGTTCGGGAAACTGAAGGCTGAACTTGAAGAGCAGATGAAGGAAGAGACAAGGCTGAATGATCTGATTCGTGAGAATCTGGCGAAATTGGAGATCAAGGATTGA
- a CDS encoding helical backbone metal receptor has product MKIPLLFLILTTLFLSASPRVVSLAPSITETIAFIGAEDCLVGVTTHCVYPERALKLPKIGGYQGINYERIMLLKPDLVIGIPAIHDAQEKFSRLGLNYFEIKQDNIDDIFKSVLKLGRLLDRREQAELKLLEMKNEIRELAVKSRSSSKVLLVIGNLPGELKDIYLAGPDCFLGELLSRLGYINAYEGNIEYPKVSVEQILKSSPERIIILSEKNNLSDQETAALCAPWKSLKLKHSFQVDVLHGEEVFIPGPRLLTTMKKLQKILESNAAGQ; this is encoded by the coding sequence ATGAAAATTCCACTGCTGTTCCTGATTCTCACCACACTATTCCTGTCCGCGTCACCCAGGGTGGTTTCACTGGCTCCCAGCATCACTGAAACGATCGCCTTCATCGGGGCCGAAGACTGCCTGGTTGGCGTCACCACCCATTGCGTCTATCCGGAGCGCGCTCTTAAGCTTCCTAAAATCGGCGGCTATCAGGGAATCAATTATGAGCGCATCATGCTGCTCAAACCTGACCTGGTGATCGGCATTCCTGCGATTCATGACGCACAGGAAAAATTCAGCCGCCTGGGTCTTAATTATTTCGAGATCAAGCAGGATAATATTGACGACATCTTCAAGTCAGTTCTCAAGCTGGGCCGCCTGCTTGACCGCAGGGAGCAGGCTGAACTAAAACTGCTGGAAATGAAAAACGAGATCCGTGAGCTGGCAGTGAAGTCCAGAAGCAGCAGCAAGGTTCTGCTGGTGATAGGGAATCTGCCGGGCGAACTCAAGGATATCTATCTGGCAGGCCCTGACTGCTTCCTGGGTGAATTGCTTAGCCGGCTTGGTTACATCAACGCCTACGAAGGGAATATCGAGTATCCTAAAGTTTCAGTGGAACAGATCCTGAAATCCTCACCTGAACGGATTATTATACTCAGTGAGAAGAACAACCTGAGCGATCAGGAAACAGCGGCGCTCTGCGCCCCCTGGAAATCCCTTAAATTGAAGCATTCTTTCCAGGTGGATGTGCTGCACGGGGAAGAAGTTTTCATACCAGGCCCGCGGCTTCTCACCACCATGAAAAAACTCCAGAAAATCCTGGAATCGAATGCTGCAGGTCAGTGA
- a CDS encoding ABC transporter ATP-binding protein: protein MLQVSDLSFAGILSGISFQAGPGEIVGIVGENGAGKTTLLKAILFHNKETGGSISICGREIDTLSRRVIARHFAYIPQSFSVDFDVRVQDFLYHSRYAYDENRNSSARKIEEAAELCSVTGFLEKNLRLLSGGERQRVMLCSAVVQNAPVWLCDEPTSNLDPKAEADFFNLLEKIRKERQLTALLVSHNLQQIVRHSDKILALRNGRVLYYEPASFFTAEIFSNIYNARFTMLEHGGRKHIVTGDA, encoded by the coding sequence ATGCTGCAGGTCAGTGATCTTTCTTTTGCAGGCATCCTCTCTGGAATCAGCTTCCAGGCTGGACCAGGCGAAATTGTAGGCATAGTTGGGGAAAACGGAGCCGGAAAGACCACACTTTTGAAGGCAATTCTGTTCCATAATAAAGAAACTGGCGGCAGCATTTCGATCTGCGGCCGAGAAATTGATACCCTCAGCCGCAGAGTGATAGCCAGGCATTTCGCTTATATTCCCCAGTCTTTTTCGGTAGATTTTGACGTCAGAGTTCAGGATTTCCTCTACCATTCCAGGTACGCTTATGATGAAAACCGCAATTCTTCCGCCCGGAAAATCGAGGAGGCAGCCGAACTCTGCTCAGTCACAGGATTTCTCGAAAAAAATCTCAGACTTTTAAGCGGCGGCGAACGGCAGCGGGTAATGCTGTGCTCAGCTGTAGTTCAGAATGCACCGGTCTGGCTGTGTGATGAACCGACATCCAATCTGGACCCTAAAGCTGAAGCGGATTTTTTCAATCTGCTGGAAAAAATCCGGAAAGAGAGGCAGCTGACAGCTCTGCTGGTTTCCCATAATCTGCAGCAGATCGTCCGTCATTCAGATAAAATCCTGGCCCTGCGGAACGGACGGGTGCTTTACTACGAACCTGCGTCATTCTTCACCGCCGAAATCTTCAGCAATATCTACAACGCTAGATTCACGATGCTGGAACATGGCGGCCGCAAACACATCGTGACAGGTGACGCCTGA
- a CDS encoding iron ABC transporter permease has protein sequence MKPKLIVFSLLLLILSLCCSMIGPRLDFHDDYQRDIFINLRLSRVLLAFASGAILSLSGLCFQTLFNNPLASPYTLGVASGASLGAALMIKLGLNFSLFGVSAVFLGAFLGALISIFFIYGLSLLKRSDRMYVLLLSGIAFNFFAGSMLMFLQYLGDLSQAYQILRWTMGSLDSVDFSPILRLLPWFLLIIFLIFYYYRELDILLFGEEMALSKGVEVKKIQLQFFFLTSVSVGAVVAVCGPIGFVGLMVPHMVRRMTGSAHLTLAFVTIFFGGFFLTFCDTLGRTMMTNNEIPVGIITALLGGPFFLYLLFSGREKM, from the coding sequence TTGAAGCCAAAACTGATTGTCTTTTCCCTGCTGCTTCTCATCCTGTCTCTCTGCTGTTCCATGATCGGCCCGAGACTCGATTTCCACGATGACTATCAGCGCGACATATTCATCAACCTCCGCCTGTCCAGAGTGCTGCTCGCCTTTGCGAGCGGAGCGATCCTTTCGCTCTCGGGCCTCTGCTTCCAGACCCTCTTCAACAATCCCCTGGCCTCACCCTATACACTTGGAGTGGCATCCGGCGCTTCGCTAGGTGCAGCCTTGATGATCAAGCTGGGACTCAATTTTTCCCTGTTCGGAGTCTCTGCGGTTTTCCTGGGAGCTTTCCTGGGTGCGCTCATTTCCATCTTTTTTATTTATGGGCTGAGCCTCTTGAAGAGAAGCGACAGAATGTATGTCCTGCTGCTGTCCGGGATTGCCTTTAATTTTTTTGCCGGCAGCATGCTGATGTTTTTACAGTATCTGGGCGACCTCTCGCAAGCCTATCAGATCCTGCGCTGGACCATGGGCAGCCTTGATTCAGTGGACTTCTCACCCATTCTGCGACTCCTGCCCTGGTTTCTGCTGATCATTTTTTTGATTTTCTATTATTACCGCGAGCTGGACATCCTACTCTTCGGAGAAGAGATGGCCCTGAGTAAAGGAGTGGAAGTGAAGAAAATCCAGCTGCAGTTCTTCTTCCTGACTTCAGTCTCAGTTGGAGCAGTAGTGGCTGTCTGCGGCCCGATCGGATTCGTGGGCCTGATGGTGCCGCACATGGTACGCAGGATGACGGGCTCAGCCCATTTGACTCTTGCCTTTGTGACGATCTTCTTCGGCGGCTTTTTCCTGACATTCTGCGATACTCTCGGCCGGACCATGATGACTAATAACGAAATTCCGGTGGGAATCATCACTGCCCTGCTGGGCGGCCCGTTCTTCCTCTACCTGCTGTTTTCAGGCAGGGAAAAAATGTGA
- a CDS encoding nucleotidyltransferase domain-containing protein yields the protein MGLEKAMLNGEKTGWPDFGITVKEAGTLRNIRFDRNEQAMLDDISQILKNIYQTRLLGIRLVGSRARGTHQPLSDWDFLVLLDQCDYSVEVPKLTDLCYEMTLKHGLGAFSFSPLSKEQFLGLDKKYPNICEEFRRDAIII from the coding sequence ATGGGCCTTGAAAAAGCAATGCTAAATGGCGAAAAAACAGGCTGGCCTGATTTCGGAATTACAGTCAAAGAAGCAGGAACCCTAAGAAATATAAGGTTTGACCGGAACGAGCAGGCCATGCTGGACGATATTTCACAGATTCTGAAAAATATCTATCAGACACGGCTTCTGGGAATCAGGCTTGTGGGTTCGAGGGCAAGAGGAACTCATCAGCCTTTGTCAGACTGGGATTTCCTGGTGCTCCTGGATCAATGTGATTACTCAGTGGAAGTGCCGAAGCTGACGGATTTATGCTATGAAATGACACTGAAACACGGATTAGGTGCATTCAGCTTCAGCCCGCTTTCCAAAGAGCAATTCCTGGGTCTGGACAAAAAATACCCGAACATCTGCGAGGAATTCCGGCGGGATGCGATCATTATTTAG